The following coding sequences lie in one Alloacidobacterium dinghuense genomic window:
- a CDS encoding aldehyde dehydrogenase family protein, whose protein sequence is MTELQTDVRTYSYYANNQWKNAQNDKTFEVHEPYSGRLFARVAAGSRADAHAAVNAAAEAFPGWAETTPAEKARLFLKASEIVRRRRNEIAEILARETGSTISFSVFQMDLVAATLQQVAGWVYLPKGEVLETNQPNTHSIGVRRPLGVCASFTPWNGANILSWRAVISPVAAGNTVVVKPSEFAPVSAGIMLAEVAEEAGFPAGVINVITHAPGAAGPIADEFFDRSEVRIINLIGGVKTARMLAERAGRLLKRTVMELGGFNPMIILDDVDVDFAVRTATFGSFFHQGQICLNTRRIIIQRKIYDEFLGKFVARTNTLQAGDPLNPKTIIGPIITLDAVKLIDDRVQEARASGAKAHTGAKHDGQIYFPTILTDVPLDAAIANEETFGPVVVVEAVDTPEEAIAAANRTMYGLTSSILAGNTYKAFEMAPKILAGIVNVNSPTVNDEIHAPMGGVRDSGWGRTRPRSLDDFSDVIWINAHSGQRQYPF, encoded by the coding sequence GTGACTGAGCTACAGACCGATGTAAGAACATACAGCTACTACGCCAACAATCAGTGGAAGAATGCACAGAACGACAAAACCTTTGAAGTCCACGAGCCCTACAGTGGAAGGCTCTTTGCTCGCGTGGCGGCAGGATCCCGGGCGGATGCTCATGCCGCCGTGAATGCGGCAGCTGAAGCTTTTCCAGGATGGGCCGAAACGACGCCTGCAGAAAAAGCACGTCTTTTCCTGAAGGCATCCGAGATCGTCAGACGTCGTCGAAACGAAATCGCTGAAATCCTCGCTCGCGAAACAGGGTCAACCATTTCATTCTCCGTGTTCCAGATGGACCTGGTTGCGGCCACCCTGCAGCAGGTTGCAGGGTGGGTGTATCTGCCCAAAGGCGAGGTCCTCGAAACCAACCAGCCCAATACTCATTCGATCGGAGTGAGACGGCCATTAGGCGTTTGCGCGAGCTTCACTCCATGGAACGGCGCCAACATCCTATCCTGGCGAGCCGTCATATCGCCGGTGGCCGCTGGAAACACGGTTGTCGTTAAGCCATCCGAGTTCGCTCCTGTCTCTGCTGGAATCATGCTCGCGGAAGTTGCTGAGGAAGCCGGGTTCCCAGCGGGAGTGATTAACGTTATTACGCATGCGCCAGGAGCCGCTGGTCCAATTGCCGACGAGTTCTTTGACCGTTCTGAAGTTCGGATCATCAATCTGATCGGCGGAGTGAAGACGGCTCGCATGTTGGCCGAGAGAGCGGGCAGGCTCTTGAAGCGAACCGTGATGGAGCTTGGCGGCTTCAATCCAATGATTATTCTCGACGACGTCGATGTGGACTTCGCGGTTCGAACGGCGACGTTCGGGTCTTTCTTTCATCAAGGGCAGATTTGCCTCAACACTCGCCGGATCATCATTCAGCGCAAGATCTACGACGAGTTCCTCGGCAAGTTTGTGGCACGGACCAATACCCTACAGGCGGGCGATCCGCTGAACCCGAAAACAATTATCGGTCCAATCATTACTCTTGATGCCGTAAAGCTGATCGATGATCGTGTTCAGGAGGCGCGCGCAAGTGGAGCGAAGGCTCACACCGGCGCGAAACACGATGGGCAGATTTATTTCCCTACAATTCTGACCGATGTTCCTCTCGATGCCGCCATCGCCAACGAAGAGACTTTCGGGCCGGTCGTCGTGGTCGAGGCGGTGGATACACCCGAGGAAGCAATTGCCGCAGCAAACCGCACAATGTACGGGCTCACGTCTTCGATTCTGGCTGGCAACACTTACAAAGCATTTGAAATGGCGCCAAAGATTCTAGCTGGAATCGTGAACGTGAATTCACCGACAGTAAATGATGAGATTCACGCACCGATGGGTGGCGTTCGCGACAGCGGGTGGGGTCGAACAAGGCCCCGCAGTCTCGACGATTTCAGCGACGTGATTTGGATCAACGCCCACAGTGGTCAGCGCCAGTATCCCTTTTGA
- a CDS encoding GMC family oxidoreductase produces the protein MIHVSNEKKQFVLDQLSTGRLDRRKFFSILGAAAATSIFGPSLNEALAANANQIERRTSLQAHYDYIVVGAGSAGSVLAAELSKSGAQVLLVESGGPDDAPTIANPSIWFYNVGGPLDYHLPLEPLPQLNNRKFNMALGHVLGGGGSINGMVWTRGMQRDYDGWEKSGAKGWAFVDVLPVFKSQEDWEGGANSWRGAGGPIHIRRPGDPHPTAPAFVEAAREMGMPILDDVNGPMRAGAGFINMNIAADGTRVSAVRALLRPELARPNLTLLLNTNVVKLNFKGTRCVGVKLITEGVEKDIAASKDVVLTAGSIHTPKLLMLSGVGEAKALQGLGIEIVENLPGVGANLQDHVLVSGVVFKYKGKMPKRPADSDAVEAEAYLSSGSSGDTDINLVLEQLPAVTPEAAARFGAPPDDAFTIAPALVQPTSRGSVRLASNRFQDAAVVNGNYLGTDQDFAAIVRAIEAARELGNQHAFDGVREIEVVPGPKATSEDIRELARLGSASFGHAVGTCKIGVDELAVVDPKLRVHGLENLRVADASVMPRIITGPTNAPTHMIAGRAAKFILS, from the coding sequence GTGATTCATGTTTCGAATGAAAAGAAACAGTTTGTTCTCGATCAACTGTCTACTGGCCGCTTAGACCGCCGCAAGTTTTTCTCGATACTTGGAGCGGCAGCTGCTACCAGTATTTTTGGTCCTTCGCTCAACGAGGCCCTTGCGGCCAACGCAAATCAAATAGAGCGGCGAACTTCGCTCCAGGCGCACTATGACTACATCGTCGTGGGCGCAGGCTCAGCCGGTTCAGTCCTGGCAGCCGAACTGTCGAAATCCGGCGCACAGGTTCTCCTGGTGGAATCGGGAGGACCCGACGACGCGCCGACCATCGCGAACCCGAGCATATGGTTTTACAACGTTGGAGGGCCGCTCGACTACCACTTGCCTCTCGAACCGCTGCCACAGTTGAACAATCGCAAATTCAACATGGCTCTCGGTCACGTGCTTGGGGGCGGAGGCAGTATTAACGGCATGGTTTGGACTCGCGGCATGCAGCGCGATTACGACGGCTGGGAGAAGAGCGGTGCGAAGGGGTGGGCTTTCGTTGACGTGCTTCCGGTCTTCAAGAGTCAGGAGGATTGGGAGGGAGGCGCCAATTCCTGGCGAGGTGCAGGCGGTCCCATCCATATCCGCCGCCCTGGAGATCCTCATCCAACAGCGCCAGCTTTTGTCGAAGCTGCACGAGAAATGGGGATGCCCATCCTCGACGACGTAAACGGACCAATGCGGGCTGGCGCCGGGTTCATCAACATGAACATCGCCGCCGATGGGACTCGGGTAAGCGCCGTTCGCGCCCTTCTTCGCCCGGAGTTGGCCAGGCCAAACCTGACCCTTCTCCTTAATACAAATGTCGTGAAACTGAACTTCAAAGGCACTCGGTGCGTGGGCGTCAAGTTGATTACAGAAGGCGTGGAAAAAGATATCGCTGCCAGCAAAGACGTCGTCTTGACCGCCGGCTCCATTCATACGCCGAAACTCTTGATGCTCTCCGGCGTTGGAGAGGCGAAGGCGCTTCAGGGGCTCGGAATTGAAATCGTCGAAAACCTACCTGGAGTTGGCGCCAATCTGCAAGACCATGTACTCGTGTCCGGGGTTGTGTTTAAGTACAAGGGCAAGATGCCGAAACGGCCGGCCGACAGCGATGCCGTCGAGGCAGAGGCTTACCTGTCGAGCGGTTCCTCCGGCGATACCGACATCAATCTTGTTCTTGAACAGCTGCCAGCGGTTACACCCGAGGCTGCGGCGCGATTTGGTGCGCCGCCGGACGATGCCTTCACGATCGCACCGGCGCTGGTGCAGCCAACGAGTAGAGGCTCCGTCCGTTTGGCCAGCAATAGATTTCAGGATGCTGCCGTAGTCAATGGCAACTATCTCGGGACTGACCAAGATTTTGCGGCCATCGTACGCGCCATCGAAGCTGCACGCGAACTGGGGAATCAACATGCTTTTGACGGCGTGCGCGAGATCGAAGTCGTTCCTGGCCCTAAGGCGACGTCTGAGGATATCCGAGAGCTTGCGAGACTAGGCTCGGCGAGCTTCGGACATGCTGTTGGCACATGCAAAATAGGCGTGGATGAGCTCGCTGTGGTCGATCCGAAGCTTCGCGTGCATGGTCTTGAAAATCTGCGCGTAGCTGACGCGTCAGTTATGCCGCGGATCATTACCGGGCCCACCAACGCGCCGACCCATATGATTGCGGGGCGCGCCGCCAAATTCATTCTCAGCTGA
- a CDS encoding amidohydrolase family protein, protein MRSNSKGTPVTIDTHQHLLPDFFWEATENAHAPVGGLAPLRWSKEAAISFLDDAGIDIAVLSLSTPGVHTGDSAKARSLARQCNEFSGELTHARPDRFGGFACLPLPDVDASLEELSHALDGLGLDGIVLFTNSNGVYLGDPVLEPVFEELERRKAVVYVHPNPSPDPVAHSLGLPDNLIDFTTDTNRAVAQMHYTGRFARTPNVKYIFSHAGGSIPYLAARFDIIDKMGFIPSGDQRGTAADMFRRIYWDTALAASDPVLRMLRDVAGISQVLYGTDFPYLRRDLAVHSIQRILQSVELNDLEKTAILGGNALRLFPRLHSARRALVTTS, encoded by the coding sequence ATGAGGAGCAATTCAAAAGGCACACCGGTGACGATCGATACGCATCAGCATTTATTACCCGACTTCTTCTGGGAGGCGACGGAAAACGCGCATGCTCCAGTCGGAGGGCTTGCACCGCTGCGATGGTCCAAGGAGGCTGCCATCTCATTTTTGGATGACGCCGGGATCGACATCGCCGTTCTGTCGCTCAGTACGCCCGGCGTCCACACGGGAGATAGCGCAAAAGCGCGATCCTTAGCGCGACAGTGTAATGAGTTTTCGGGGGAACTCACTCATGCACGGCCCGACCGTTTTGGAGGCTTTGCCTGCCTTCCGCTTCCGGATGTCGACGCTTCTTTAGAGGAACTCTCGCATGCACTCGATGGACTCGGGCTCGATGGCATCGTTCTCTTCACGAATTCCAACGGCGTCTATCTCGGAGATCCGGTCCTGGAGCCGGTGTTCGAAGAACTTGAGCGCCGCAAAGCCGTTGTCTATGTGCATCCGAATCCATCGCCTGACCCGGTTGCTCATTCACTGGGGCTGCCCGACAATCTGATCGACTTCACAACAGACACGAACCGCGCCGTCGCTCAGATGCATTACACAGGAAGGTTCGCGCGCACACCAAATGTGAAGTACATCTTTTCTCACGCTGGAGGGTCGATCCCCTATCTTGCGGCGCGTTTCGACATCATCGACAAAATGGGGTTCATCCCGAGCGGTGACCAGCGAGGCACAGCCGCGGATATGTTCCGCCGGATTTATTGGGATACTGCTCTCGCCGCAAGCGACCCCGTGCTGCGCATGCTGCGGGACGTGGCAGGAATCAGCCAAGTTTTGTATGGCACGGATTTCCCGTATCTTCGTCGGGACCTTGCGGTTCATTCGATACAACGGATCCTGCAAAGCGTTGAGCTTAACGATCTGGAAAAGACCGCTATCCTCGGAGGCAATGCATTACGCCTCTTTCCTCGCCTGCACTCTGCACGTCGCGCGCTCGTCACAACGTCTTAG
- a CDS encoding SDR family NAD(P)-dependent oxidoreductase, with protein MKTAIRTHEGRVALVTGASQGIGQAIAFALAERGARVIATDLKPPHETARKIGPAGYALQLDVTREEDWNSVSNKSGEVGEVDIVVNNAGYFPNCSIDELDLSTWRKTMATNLDSHFLSAKHFLPAMRKKKWGRFIGISSNMVGLAIPGMSHYIASKMGIIGFMRGLANDVASDGITANAVLPGLTSTSATALQSDEQKRATWEQQAIKRIGAPEDVTGAILFLTSDEAAFITGQAIVVDGGQYRIG; from the coding sequence ATGAAGACTGCAATTAGAACGCACGAAGGACGCGTAGCGTTGGTGACCGGTGCCAGCCAAGGCATCGGCCAGGCGATCGCATTCGCGCTGGCGGAACGAGGTGCACGGGTGATTGCGACCGACCTCAAGCCACCGCATGAAACCGCAAGGAAGATTGGGCCCGCGGGATATGCGCTTCAGCTCGACGTGACGCGTGAAGAGGATTGGAACTCGGTATCCAACAAAAGCGGGGAGGTGGGCGAGGTAGATATCGTCGTGAACAATGCGGGTTACTTTCCAAATTGCTCCATTGATGAATTGGACCTGTCGACATGGCGAAAAACCATGGCGACAAATCTCGACTCACACTTCCTCAGCGCAAAACATTTCTTGCCCGCGATGAGAAAGAAGAAGTGGGGCCGCTTCATCGGCATATCGTCAAACATGGTTGGCTTGGCCATACCGGGCATGAGCCACTACATCGCCTCGAAGATGGGAATCATCGGGTTCATGAGGGGTCTAGCGAACGATGTTGCGAGTGACGGCATTACAGCGAATGCGGTACTGCCCGGGCTGACGAGCACATCGGCGACTGCCCTCCAATCGGACGAGCAGAAGCGCGCCACATGGGAACAGCAGGCCATCAAGCGAATCGGAGCACCGGAAGATGTGACGGGCGCGATTCTGTTCTTAACAAGCGATGAGGCTGCATTCATCACCGGGCAGGCAATCGTCGTCGATGGCGGTCAATATCGCATCGGCTAG
- a CDS encoding alginate export family protein yields MKFIPLNDSGTNYLTFGLESRTEFQYLGNNNWGAGPQNPGVVLVRLMPDIDLRLGDHARVFVTPFFDEFTGQYPRPGIDKDIADGHEGFVEFGGNLHDPHPGWDVIVGRQEVVLGTGRLLDDNEGVNVRSAFDGIRVGYDKPAGRIDLIAVKPVEINPGAWDDIPNPTITFWGLYASNLRWSPRFMSDAYFLDYDAKSATYGNQSAREQRRMIGGRYFNRLPGEPPRAGFDYNIETGFQWGSFGNRSIRAWATGGNIGWTLPGEVWRARFGLQADAISGDSGQPTTLGTFNALFPRGAYFGPKFALIGPANLLSVQPQFWFHPRQNVTGDICWIWFWRESTKDALYSFNNVALRPANLSDAHYIGSQPNLEIRWAISEHFLGALNLAGFIPGTFLEQSPPSDKIAFVNAGLTYRF; encoded by the coding sequence TTGAAATTCATTCCGCTGAACGACTCCGGGACAAACTACCTAACCTTCGGGCTTGAGAGCCGGACGGAGTTTCAGTACCTCGGCAACAATAATTGGGGCGCGGGCCCACAAAATCCAGGCGTTGTTCTTGTGCGGCTAATGCCCGATATCGACCTCCGCCTGGGAGATCACGCGCGCGTCTTTGTTACTCCGTTCTTCGATGAGTTCACGGGCCAATATCCGCGACCGGGAATCGATAAGGACATCGCCGATGGACATGAAGGTTTCGTCGAGTTCGGGGGAAATCTGCACGACCCGCACCCCGGTTGGGATGTCATTGTCGGGCGCCAGGAAGTCGTGCTCGGAACAGGACGCCTTTTGGATGACAACGAGGGGGTGAATGTAAGAAGCGCGTTCGATGGCATCCGTGTAGGGTACGACAAACCAGCGGGCCGCATCGATCTGATCGCTGTCAAGCCGGTAGAGATCAACCCAGGCGCGTGGGATGACATACCTAACCCAACGATCACTTTTTGGGGCTTGTACGCTTCGAATCTGCGCTGGAGCCCGCGGTTCATGTCCGATGCCTACTTTCTTGACTACGATGCAAAGTCGGCAACATACGGCAACCAATCCGCACGAGAGCAGCGGCGCATGATTGGTGGACGGTATTTCAATCGCCTGCCTGGCGAGCCGCCCAGGGCAGGTTTTGATTACAACATCGAGACTGGGTTCCAGTGGGGCTCTTTCGGGAATCGCTCGATCCGTGCATGGGCCACTGGAGGGAATATAGGGTGGACGCTTCCCGGTGAGGTGTGGCGCGCGCGTTTCGGTCTACAGGCCGACGCCATCAGCGGTGACAGCGGCCAGCCGACTACCCTGGGAACATTTAACGCGCTATTTCCGCGAGGAGCTTATTTCGGGCCGAAGTTCGCGCTGATCGGGCCGGCAAATTTGCTTTCTGTTCAGCCGCAATTTTGGTTTCATCCTCGGCAAAATGTGACCGGAGATATCTGTTGGATCTGGTTCTGGCGCGAGAGCACAAAAGATGCGCTTTATAGCTTCAACAACGTGGCACTACGGCCAGCGAATCTTAGTGACGCGCACTATATCGGCAGCCAACCCAATTTGGAGATTCGTTGGGCGATAAGCGAGCATTTCCTTGGTGCCTTGAATCTCGCCGGCTTCATTCCTGGAACCTTCCTAGAGCAGTCTCCCCCCTCTGACAAGATTGCGTTCGTCAATGCAGGTCTTACATATCGGTTTTGA